A part of Desulfuromonas sp. genomic DNA contains:
- a CDS encoding phosphopantetheine-binding protein: protein MTMNVKEKLKRILIEDLNLEDLTPEEIGDDAPLFGEGLGLDSLDAVELVVLLQKHFGVEIKDMEEGRPAFQSVNSLAAYIEERQSA from the coding sequence ATGACGATGAACGTCAAGGAGAAACTCAAGCGCATTCTGATCGAAGACCTCAACCTCGAGGACCTGACCCCGGAGGAGATCGGGGACGACGCCCCCCTCTTCGGCGAGGGGCTCGGGCTCGACTCCCTCGACGCGGTGGAGCTGGTGGTCCTGCTTCAGAAGCACTTCGGGGTGGAGATCAAGGACATGGAGGAGGGCCGTCCCGCTTTCCAGTCGGTCAACTCCCTGGCCGCCTACATCGAGGAGCGCCAGTCGGCATGA
- a CDS encoding beta-ketoacyl-[acyl-carrier-protein] synthase family protein, with protein MTRPAPVAITGIGCLCGAGGTLDRCMESLHAGRRAPRPPSLIAAEHPERYPVFEVGEEDLSPVPAGAPELSRTARLALEAADQALRDAGLAPEDLAGRRVGVVVGTTVGSAMNNEAFYRAYRRDEGPGLGSIRRFLRSNPAAAVAGRYGFDGPCQTVVNACSSGTDAIGLGASWIRAGLCDLVLAGGADELCRVTYNGFASLMITDPGPVRPFDRGRRGLNLGEGAAMLVLEAAASGGAAQKTNRGLVLGYGSACDAYHLTAPRPDGAGLKAAIAAALVEAGRGPEEVAFVNAHGTGTPDNDRVESRVLDEVFPGVPFLSTKGCTGHTLGAAGAIEAAFTAASLQAGRVPASAGFAEPDPELPATPLREELEIGGNVALSQSLAFGGNNAVLLIGRGR; from the coding sequence ATGACCCGCCCCGCCCCCGTCGCGATAACGGGCATCGGCTGCCTCTGCGGCGCCGGCGGAACCCTGGACCGGTGCATGGAGAGCCTCCACGCCGGCCGCAGGGCGCCCCGGCCGCCGAGCCTCATCGCCGCCGAACACCCGGAGCGCTACCCGGTCTTCGAGGTCGGGGAGGAGGACCTTTCTCCTGTCCCCGCCGGTGCGCCGGAGCTCTCCCGCACCGCACGGCTCGCCCTGGAGGCCGCCGATCAGGCGCTGCGCGACGCCGGCCTCGCGCCCGAGGACCTGGCCGGGCGGCGGGTCGGGGTGGTGGTCGGCACCACCGTCGGCAGCGCCATGAACAACGAAGCGTTCTACCGCGCCTACCGCCGGGATGAGGGGCCGGGCCTCGGCTCCATCCGCCGGTTTCTGCGCAGCAACCCGGCGGCGGCGGTCGCCGGGCGCTACGGTTTCGACGGGCCCTGTCAGACCGTGGTCAACGCCTGCTCCTCGGGGACCGACGCCATCGGCCTGGGCGCCTCCTGGATTCGCGCCGGGCTCTGCGACCTGGTCCTGGCCGGGGGGGCGGACGAGCTGTGCCGGGTCACCTACAACGGCTTCGCCTCCCTGATGATCACCGACCCCGGCCCGGTGCGCCCCTTCGACCGGGGGCGCCGGGGGCTCAACCTGGGGGAGGGGGCGGCGATGCTGGTGCTTGAGGCCGCGGCCTCCGGCGGCGCCGCCCAGAAAACGAACCGGGGCCTGGTCCTCGGCTACGGCTCGGCCTGCGACGCCTACCACCTGACCGCCCCGCGGCCCGACGGGGCCGGGCTCAAGGCCGCCATCGCCGCGGCCCTGGTGGAGGCGGGGCGAGGACCGGAGGAGGTCGCCTTCGTCAACGCCCACGGCACCGGCACCCCGGACAACGACCGGGTCGAGAGCCGGGTTCTGGACGAGGTTTTTCCCGGCGTTCCCTTCCTCTCCACCAAGGGCTGCACCGGCCACACCCTCGGCGCCGCCGGGGCGATCGAGGCGGCCTTCACCGCCGCCTCCCTTCAGGCGGGGAGGGTTCCGGCCAGCGCCGGCTTCGCCGAGCCCGACCCCGAACTGCCGGCGACCCCCCTGCGCGAGGAGCTGGAGATCGGGGGAAACGTGGCCCTCTCCCAGTCCCTCGCCTTCGGCGGCAACAACGCGGTCCTGCTGATCGGGAGGGGGAGATGA